From Camelina sativa cultivar DH55 chromosome 7, Cs, whole genome shotgun sequence, one genomic window encodes:
- the LOC104699827 gene encoding cysteine-rich repeat secretory protein 15-like, whose translation MRRLFIFSLLFFFFFLFFYSSSSSRSSSESHIFIYGGCSPEKYTPNTPFESNCDTFLSSVVTSSFDASFNSFAVGNESSSSSSAVFGLYQCRDDLRSSDCLKCIQTSVDQITLICPYSFGASLQLEGCFLRYETNDFLGKPDTSLRYKKCSSKSVENDNDFFKRRDDVLSDLESTRLGYKVSRSGLVEGYAQCVGDLSPSDCTACLAESVGKLKNLCGSAIAAEVYLAQCYARYWGSGYYDFSSDPTHGDDAGKTIAIIVGVIAGFAILVILLSLCRNSMH comes from the exons atgagAAGACTCtttatcttctctcttctctttttcttcttcttcctcttcttctactcatcatcctcctcaagATCTTCATCAGAATCTCATATCTTTATCTACGGTGGATGTTCACCGGAAAAATACACACCAAACACACCTTTTGAATCGAACTGCGACACTTTTCTCTCCTCTGTCGTCACTTCCTCCTTCGACGCCTCCTTCAACAGCTTTGCCGTCGGCAACGagtcctcctcctcttcttccgcCGTCTTCGGTCTCTATCAATGCCGTGACGATCTCCGATCATCGGACTGCTTAAAATGCATCCAAACCTCAGTCGATCAAATTACTCTCATTTGTCCTTACTCTTTCGGTGCTTCTCTCCAGCTCGAAGGATGCTTCTTACGTTACGAAACCAACGATTTCCTTGGGAAGCCAGACACGAGCCTTAGGTACAAGAAGTGTAGTTCCAAGAGCGTTGAGAATGACAACGACTTCTTTAAACGGAGAGACGATGTGTTGTCGGATCTTGAGTCGACTCGACTCGGTTACAAAGTTAGCCGGTCCGGTTTAGTCGAGGGTTATGCTCAGTGTGTTGGTGACTTGAGTCCTAGTGACTGTACGGCTTGTCTTGCTGAGTCTGTCGGAAAATTAAAGAATCTTTGTGGCTCGGCGATTGCAGCTGAGGTTTACTTAGCTCAGTGCTATGCTCGTTATTGGGGTTCTGGTTACTATGACTTCTCTTCAG ATCCAACTCATGGAGATGACGCCGGGAAAACAATAGCGATCATTGTAGGAGTTATTGCTGGATTCGCAATTCTTGTTATTCTCCTCTCCCTCTGCAGAAACTCTATGC ATTGA
- the LOC104699829 gene encoding uncharacterized protein LOC104699829, translating to MEHEKEAFVEKEVKKEVPESNSTIREKEPIHETIVLCVCLLIILGLYCGAICAYSSFPSANKSTQVPYITIAFMNFTVLDTNTRLSANWDLSIRVPEKLHGSFICLPGYFQASLLYKNITIATSPIRSYNNLQGHCPQLLKVSGVVSEEDINGAIGKSIMNDIKERVEVRLGLRLFLPDSGENMTGSGTMEFACDEVKMQSDLSTRNITSTVVGSPTCLLVGH from the exons ATGGAACACGAAAAAGAAGCTTTTGTTGAGAAAGAAGTCAAAAAAGAAGTTCCAGAATCTAACTCTACGATTAGAGAAAAGGAACCAATTCATGAAACTAttgtgttgtgtgtttgctTATTGATAATTTTGGGATTATATTGTGGCGCGATATGTGCATATTCCTCTTTCCCATCGGCAAATAAATCAACTCAAGTGCCTTATATTACAATAGCTTTTATGAATTTTACGGTGCTCGATACAAATACTCGTCTTAGTGCAAATTGGGATTTATCAATTAGAGTTCCCGAAAAACTTCATGGTTCCTTTATATGTCTACCAGGATACTTTCAAGCTTCTTTACTTTACAAGAATATTACCATTGCTACTTCACCCATAAGAAg TTACAACAATCTCCAAGGCCATTGCCCTCAACTGCTCAAGGTTTCAGGGGTTGTCTCTGAAGAGGATATTAATGGTGCAATTGGCAAAAGCATTATGAATGACATTAAGGAGAGAGTGGAAGTGCGTTTGGGGTTGCGGTTGTTTCTTCCGGATAGCGGAGAAAACATGACAGGGTCAGGGACGATGGAATTTGCTTGTGATGAGGTAAAGATGCAATCTGACTTGAGTACTCGGAATATTACATCAACTGTGGTTGGGAGTCCTACTTGCCTCCTTGTTGGTCACTAG
- the LOC104699830 gene encoding auxin-responsive protein SAUR36-like — MRRLRGIKIRRPIQGISRWILRRIRIRRSRYIRLSPNRPVCKPRAITKLISWGRSLTSHSARLLGSKCSSLGYIPIGHEPIREKPDPVPKGHSAVYVGKKDGDFQRVLVPIVYFNHPLFGELLREAEEEFGFCQEGGITIPCPYSDFKRVQTRIESGSGFCRLPWSRRRQ; from the coding sequence ATGAGGAGGTTGAGAGGAATCAAGATTAGAAGACCGATTCAAGGAATCTCAAGATGGATCCTCCGGAGAATCCGGATACGTCGTTCGAGATACATCCGGTTAAGTCCAAACCGACCGGTTTGTAAGCCGAGAGCCATCACAAAGCTCATAAGCTGGGGTCGAAGTCTCACATCCCACAGCGCTAGGCTTCTTGGCTCTAAATGCTCAAGTTTGGGGTACATACCAATTGGTCACGAACCCATCCGAGAAAAACCCGACCCGGTTCCGAAAGGTCACTCGGCGGTTTACGTCGGAAAAAAAGACGGAGACTTTCAGAGGGTTTTGGTGCCTATCGTTTACTTCAACCATCCTCTGTTCGGTGAGCTTCTCAGAGAGGCTGAAGAAGAATTTGGGTTTTGCCAAGAAGGTGGAATCACTATCCCTTGCCCTTATTCGGATTTCAAACGGGTTCAGACCCGAATTGAATCCGGTTCGGGTTTCTGTAGACTTCCCTGGAGCCGTCGCCGGCAATAA